Within Sphingomonas piscis, the genomic segment GCGGGATCGGCCTTGCCGTCCCCGCCCGACATCACCACCGCCCGGTGGAACAGCCCGCCCGCCATCGGCGAGGTCAGCAGCGTGTTGACCGACATGCCGCCGGCGCTCTCGCCGATAATGGTAACGTTGCTGGGGTCGCCGCCAAACGCCGCGATATTGCGCTTGATCCACTTCAGCGCGGCGATCTGGTCCATCAGCCAGTAATTGCCCGCCGGCATTCCGCCGTCCGCCGTCAGTTGCGGATGAACGAACGTACCGAACCGGCCCAGCCGATAATTGAAGCTTGCGAACACCACGCCCTTTTTGGCGAGATCCGCGCCCGAATAGGTCGGCGGCGACGATCCGCCGTTGACGAATCCGCCGCCATAGATCCACGCGATCACCGGCAGCTTCGCGCCGGCTTTTGCACGCTCGGGCGCCCAGACATTCATGACCAGGCAGTCCTCGGCCGGTGCGGTGCCCAGCGGCGCGGCGTCGCTGGGGAAGGGCAGCTGCATGCAATCATGGCCATAGTCGGTCGCCTGCCGAACGCCCGCCCACTTGGCGGCCGGTTGCGGCGCCCGCCAGCGGTTCTCACCCACGGGAGGCGCGGCAAAGGGAATGCCCTTCCACGACTTGACCCCCTCACCGACAGACCCGCTCACCTGACCGCTTTCCGTCCGGGCGATTGGCCCAGCCGCACTTGCAGTTCCGCTTAGCGCAATCATCAGCAATGCCGCCGACATCCCGAACTTCAACATCCTGTCCTCTCCTTTTTGGGGCTGATGATAAGCTGAACCGACCGACCCGCGCCAGTGTATCCGACCGGGCGCGCGCTGCTTTGTCCAGCTAAGTACAATCGAACCTATCGGTAATTTCTGGCTAATACCTTACAGTAAACCATAGTATAGCACGGCTGAACCACAGTAATAACTCAGTAACTTCTCTCATGAGAAAATCACCACATCGGTCTCAATCGAGTGGTGGATGGTCCAGGCTACGTCTTGCACATGGGTTCAGCGGAAGGTTTCCAGCCTTAAGCTGCTGCTGCGTGCTGTCGGCGTCGATACCATGGGCAACACGACCATGATCGTCGCCGCATGCCTCATTCCTATTCTTGGAATGATCGGCGGCGGCCTTGATGTCGCTCGGGCTTATACGGTCAAGGCCAAGATGCAGAGTGCCTGCGACGCCGCGGCGCTGGCTGCCCGGCGCGAAATGGCGGGCGGCGCGATTAACCAGTCGGCACGCGACGAAAGCGCCAACTTCTTCAGCTTCAACTTCCCGCCCGGCACCATGCAGGCTGATCCCGTGAACCTCTCCATCGAGGCGAGCGACACCGACGCATCGGTGGTGGAAGTGGCCGCGTCCACGTCGGTGCCGACGACGATCATGGCGCTGTTCGGCAAGGACAAGATCGACCTCGCGGTTCAATGCAACGCCGACCAGGATTATGTGAACAACGACATCATGCTCGTTCTCGACGTCACCGGGTCGATGAACTGCACGGCCGGCACCACCTGCGCCTACGCCGCCACCGAACAGACCAACTCCCGCCTGTCGCGCCTCCGCACCGCGTCCGTATCGCTCTACCGGGCATTGGAAGGCGCAAGGGGCGTCCGCACCCGCTACGGCTTCATGCCATATTCGATGACGGTTAACGTCGGCGGCGATCTCAACAGCAACTGGATTCGGGATCCTGCCAGCTACTGGCAGTGCACCAGGACCAACGGCAACCGCTGCCAGACGTGGCAGTCCTATGTTCCCACCCGCAGTCCGGCCTGGCCCCTTTTGTGGAAGGGATGTGTCGAGGAACGCTCGACCATCTCCCAGAATTATCAGGCGCAAATCCGCATTTCGACCGATGTCGCACAGGCGGACATCGACAGCGTCTCGACGACCGACGCAAAGCTGAAGTGGCAGCCTTATGATGATGCCGCGACGACCGGCTATACGGACAGCATTGCCGACAATCTCGCGCATTTCTGCCCGGCAAGGGCCGGCCGTCTCGCCACCTACGATTCCGAAACTGCCTTTCAGAACAAGATGAATTCGATGCTGACCAGCGTCGGCGGCTACACCAACCACGATCTCGGCATCATGTGGGCAGCGCGTTACCTGTCCGGAACCGGCATGTTCCAGACCGACAATCCCGACACGTTCAACAGCATTCCCGTCGAACGCCACATCATCTTCTTGACCGACGGAGCGATGACCGCCTCCGACACCAACTACAGCTCGTTCGGAGTTACCGCCGCCGAGGACCGCATGACCGGCAACGGCAACAGCCTGAACCGCCACAAGACCCGCTTCCTCAACGCCTGCGACCGGGCTCGCCAGATGGGGATGACCGTCTGGGCGATCGCGCTGGACCCCAACCTTGGCGAAGCGGACGACATCAAGCCCTGCGCGTCCGGCGACGACCATTTCTTCACCAGCGACGGATCGAATCTCGACCGGGTGTTCGATCAGATCGGCAAGGGCATCGGCCGCCTGAGGATTACGCGATGATCAAACGGACACTCGCCCGCCTTGCCCACGACTGCCGCGGTGCCGCCGCCGTCGAGTTCGCGATCATCCTCCTCCCGCTCAGCATCGTCCTGATCGGCGGGCTAGACCTCGGCTATCAAAGTTATCTTCGTGCGACGTTGCAGGGGACGCTTAACGACGTCGCCAGGCTTGCAAGCGTGGAAAGTCCCGACCTCGGTACCAGCGGAGCGACTCTCGAGGCCAAGGTCGAAAATGCGATCAAGCAGCGCATGAGCGTGCTCGCCAAGGACGGCAGCTACACCATCAGGATGCGCAACTACTCCTCCTTTTCGGGGGCCGGCAAGCCCGAGCCATTGGTCACCGACAAGAACAACAACGGCCGCTACGATGCGGGCGATTGCTGGCAGGACATCAACCCCAACGGCAGCTTCGACCTCGATTCCGCCAGAAGCGGCATCGGCGGTGCCAGCGACGTCGTCTTCTACGATGTTACCGAATCCGTTCCGCGCATTCTGCCGATGGCCAAGCTGGTCGGCCTGCCCGCCAACCATGTCGTGAAGGCGAGCGTCGCGATCCGTAGCCAGCCTTATGACGACCAGGAAAGGCCCACGGTCGCATGCTGACCCCGCCGCTCTCTTCCCCGTCCCGTCTGCTTCGCGACACAAGCGGTGTGGCGATGGTCGAGTTCGCCCTTACCCTTCCCGTGCTGCTGCTGCTGGTGCTCGGGGGCATCGAGGTGACGAACCTCGCCGTCGCCCACCTCAAGGTGAACCAGGTCGCGACGACAACCGCCGACAATGCCGCCCGCGTTTCAAGCAAGATGGACGAAACCGACCTCGACGAGATCTTCGTCGGAGCGAAGACGGCCGGCGAGGCCATCGGGCTTGAGGATAAGGGACGGGTGATCCTCTCCTCGGTTCAGGACAATGGCAAGTCCGGCACTGCAAAGGGCCAGATGATCAATTGGCAGCGTTGCTTCGGAAAGGCGACCGGTAAGCCGCCGAAGTACGGCCGCGAGGGCAAGGGGCGAAGCGACGCCGCGCTCAAGGACGGCGTCGGCAAGACGCGGAAGATCAAGGCGCAGCCCGGGACCGCCGTGATGCTGGTCGAGGTGGCCTACACCTACGATCCCATGTTCTTCGCTGCCGTCACCGGCGGCCCGATCGACATCAACTATGAAACCGCCTTCAACGTCCGCGAACGGACCGAGCTTGGCATCACCAACACCAAAGGCCGCCCGGTCAAGAGCTGCTGAGGCGCGGCTCCTACCGCTCTACTGGCTGTCGAGATGCCGCTGAAAGAAGGGCAGCACCTTGCCGCGGAATTGCTGGGCGATACGGTTGACGTGGTCGCCTTCGTAAAGCTGCCAGTCGTACTTGATCCCATACTGCCCAAGCGCCGCCCGGAACCGTTGCACGTCGGGCAGCAGAAAGTCCTTGTCGCCGATGTCGATCGCAAAACCGTCGTAGCTCTTCAGCGCCGTCAGATATTGCGGCAGCATCACCAACGGCGCGTTCGCGGCCACCCGGCCGGCAAAGACAGGATCCACCGTCCCATCCTCCTTCAGGCCGAAGTCGATGAACATGGGCCCCTTGTCCGGCGCCGGCGCCCATGCTGCGAGCGAGGCGAACCCCGCCTTGGTGAAGAAGTCGCCGGCCTGCGCCTGCGCCAGCGTCATTCCGCTCATCTTCTTGAGCTGGTCGGCCGCCGGAACCATCGGCGCCAGGCAGCACGGGCTCATCGCATAGAGGCTTGAAAAGACCTCCGGATATTTCATGCCCAGCTTGATCGTGCCGTATCCGCCCATCGAATGGCCCGACAGGCCGCGGCTCTCGCGCTTGGCGATCGTCCGGTAGTGACCGTCGACGTAGGCGACGAGATCGCGCGCCACGAACCGCTCGAAATTGCCCGTCGTTGGGGAGTTGGAATACATGGCGCCCGCATGCCGGGTATAAGCGTCCGGCAACACCAGGATCATCTCCGGCCCGCTCGCCGCAACCGAGCTAAGCGCTGCGTCTGCCTCGACGCCCTTGAGGTTGTCTTCCGCATTGGAGGTGAAACCATGGAGGAAATAGACGACGGGATAGCGCTTCGACTTGTTGGCAGCGTAGCTGGGCGGCAGCACCACCACGACCTTTCGGTCGGCCGAATTGCCCTCGAGATTGCCCTCCAACGACGCGCCATGGACACTGATGCGCTCAACCGTCGCTGCCCGTTGCGCCTGTACCGGCGCCGAGATCGCGACCGCCGCCATTGCTGCCGCAGCCATGCAAACCACTCTCACAAGCACTCTCCGCGTTTTGTTATAGACAGAAGCTATGCGGATCGGTGGCGATGAGCAACTCGCTCCATTCATATTGTTCGCCATGTCGGTCCAATCGATTTCTCGTCTCAATTCGGGACCGGACCTGAGACACTGTTTGACTTTTGCTTTCGATGAGCGGTTAACTTGAAATTAACGATTCACTGGGGAACGGAAATGAAGACGATCGCACCATTTTAGGGCGCTTGCCATTGCGGCACTTTCCGCTGTTCCTGCACAGGCAGAGGTCACCGGATCGCTGAGCAGCGCAACCGGGCCTTTCCTCACTTTGTCCGACGCTGGCCTGAACGGTGGCACCATTGCCACCCTGTCCGGTGGTACCGTCTATTCGGAAGATAAGCCGATCGCCGACATCCCGGCCGGGACCGCCCCGGGCACCAACTTCCTCGCCGCCGGCCCGTCCTCGGGCCAAGTTGCGACCTTGACCTTCACCGCCCCGTTGCGTTCGTTCGGCTTCCTCTGGGGCTCGCCCGACTGGTACAACAGGCTTTCAGTAAAGAGCGATTTCGGCGTCTATAATTTCACGGCAAGCAGCCTCGGCTTCCCCGTCTCGAACGGAGATCAGAGCTTCGGTCAGTATGTCCGCTTCGTTGCCGGTGCCGCCGATCAGATCCGGTCGGTGACCTTCGCCAACAGCTCGCAGATCGATGCGTTTGAGGTGTCCAACTTCCAGGTGTCCGCGGTTCCGGATCCTGCCACTTGGGCGACGATGATCATCGGCTTTGGCGCGATCGGCTTCGCAATGCGCGCGTCTCGCCGCAAGGGGACGAGGCTCGCCAGGGCCTGAACCTTCTCTGAGGGGGCATTGACGCCGTCGGCTGTGCCAGCCGGCGGCGTTTTGCCGTACGCGTAAACGGGATGCACAATCCGCATCTCGGCCATGCGCTCTTCGCATTTGCAGCAAAATCGGCTCTTCGACATAACTGTCCCTGCCGATTACGGCATCCTCTCCAAGCCTTCGGGGGCGCTCCTAAGGGAACGCCCCCGTTTTTTTGACCAAATCGGCGGCTGGGTGCATTTTTCACATGTTGCACCGCACCAGAGTTGCTAAAAGCAACCCATGCTACGACTCCCCCCACTCGGAGCACTCCAGGCGTTTGTTCAGGTCGCGCGTCAGGGCTCGCTGAAGGCGGCGGCCGATTCGCTGGCGCTGTCTTCGCCGGCGCTCACACGGCGGATCCAGGCTCTCGAACATTTCGTCGGTTCCCCATTGTTCGAGCGGCAGCACAATGCCGTTCTCCTGAATATGCGCGGCCGAAGGCTTCTTGAGGAGGTCGGACCACACCTTGATGCCTTGGCTCAGGCGCTTGAACATGCGACCGGCCCGGCCCGCGGCATGCAGATCAAGCTGGCCGTCCCGAGCCTGTTCGCGTCGCAATGCCTGGTGCCTGTGCTGCCGTCACTACGGGAGCGGCATCCGGCGCTGCAGGTGGAGCTGGAAACCGGCGGCAATCGCCTCAACCGGCTCAACGAAGGCGTCGATGCGGCGATCGTCATCGCCACCCACGTCGACTCCAAGCTCTATTCGCGCTTCCTCGAACGGGGGAAGGTCGTCGCCATCGGCGCCCAGTCGTTGAAGGACGGCCTCCGCTCCCCGGCGGACCTGGCCAAGGTGCCGGTCCTTCTACACCGCAACATGGCGACGAACTTCGACGCCTGGAAGAAGTCCGTCGGCCTGCCGGACCTGGAACCCGCAAGCATCACGTATTTCGACGCGGGCCAGCTCATCCTCGACACGGCGGCCGCCGGGCTCGGCGTCGCTTTCATGTTGGACCATCACCTCGATAACTCGCAGGACTCGCGCCTGGTTCAGATCTTCGACCAGACGGTAGAAAGCCCTTATTCCTACTGGTTCGCCTGCTTGCCCAGCGCCCTCACCCGCCGGCCGGTGAAAGCCTTCCACGACTGGCTCTTCGACCGCTTCGCCGTCGCCGCTTAGTCCCGGCCGCCGCCCCGCTTGAACAAGAAAAAGGGCGGCGGGTCACCCGACCTGCCGCCCCATTTTCGTAATCCGTCGACGAAAGGTCAGTTCGATCCCGACCGGAACGTCGGCGCATTTTGCGCGATTTGCGGCGTCTTCAGCGATGCAGCCAGCTCATCGGCTTCCTTCTTAGAAACCCGGAACGCGACTTCCTTGCTGCCGACATCGCCGACGACATGGCCGTCAGGCTTCACCGTGAACCTGAAGGCGTCGCCGCGAACGAACTTGCCTTCGATGACAACCGCGTCGGCATCCGCCAAGCGCGTGGAATATTCGAACTTTTGACCCTCGAAGCTGCCGATCGAAACCGGCTTGACGCTTCCGGCTATTGCCGGTGCAGCGAACCCAAGAGCAATCATCGTCAATGTGGACCGAAGCATGTGAACCTCCATCTGGTGGTGTTTTTGCGTTGGTCCTCTCTAGCCGCGGCCCTTATGCGCCCGGGCCGGCCCCGCCTCAAATGCAAAGCCCGCGCAGTCGTGATGCATTCGCTGCATTGCAGCATCGGCAATGGCTGAGTGAGCTAATTGCACTCACGAATGGGTGAGGGGCGCCGCCATGCGGCAGGTGCGATCCCATATTCCCGCTTGAACGCCCTGCTGAACGCCGCCTCGGAGTTGAAGCCAACGTCATAGGCGATGCTCGCAACAGGGTCGCCGGTCTCCAGCAGGCGGTTCGCCGCCACCCGCAGCCGCCACCGTCCGCAATATCGGATCGGCGGCTCGCCAAGCAGCTCGGCGAACTTCTCGCCCAGAACCGTCTTCGACACGCCCGCCTCCCGCGCCAACGCATCGACGCTCAGCGGCTCGCGGTAATGGCGATGGATATGGCCGAGCGCGCGTGACAGCGCCGGATCCGCCAACGCCCGCACCCAGCCTTCAGACGCGCCGCCCTCCCGCGACAGATAGTCTCTGATCGCTTGCGCCAGGAACAGCTCGGCCAGCTTGGCGACCATCTCCGGTTCCGGCTGCGCTTCGGCAACGAAGCGCATCGAGCTGTCGACCCAGGCGCCGCTGCCGCCGGTTACGTCCAGCACCAGCAGCGCCGGAAGCGCATCGAGCAACGGATGAACGCCCGCCCGCGCCGTGCCGAGGAACCCGCACCAAACCCTTGTGTCGCCCTCGCCCGTACCGCAGGTCACCCGGTGCAGCCCCTCGGCGGTCACCCAGCCGATGCGTTCCACGTCCGCAGGCTCCAGCCCACAGGCGCTCGCAAGCCGGTGCGGGTCATTGCGCGGCAGGATGATGATGGTGCCCGGCGCCACCTCGCGCGGCTCCATCCCAGCCATCTCCACCACCAGCCGGCCTGATCGCACGTAATGGTAGCTGATCAGCCGCTCGGGCACCGGAAAGAAGGGCGCGCAATGCCCGGGCGTGAACTCCGCCGCCACGCAGAAGTCGCCGCTGAAGCAGCCGTCGATCACCACGCCCCCGGTCAGGCGCAGCGAGGCCAGAATTTCCCCAAGAACGTCCATGCGACCCCCATCGCGGCGTTTGGGTCAACTTATCCGGCAAGCCGGTCATGGATGCAAATGCGGCCGGATCGTACCTCCATGTCACTCGCCGGCCGATCTCCGGACGGCGGTCGAACAGGGAGTTTCCGACATGCTTGCAAAGACTGACAACGCGCCGGTCAACGGCATCGACACCGCCGCCCTCGGCACCGTCGTTCAGGCCGTCAAAGCCGATCCGTCGAAGGCCAAGGTCGGCTTCGACGTCGTTACTCGCTGGACCGGCCAGACCGGCAGCGAGACCGAAGTCACCGGCTTCGACATGGCGGGCGAGCGCGTGACCCGCAGCCACACCATCCGCGCCGACGAGCCGCTCCAGCTGCTTGGCGCAGACCAGGCCGCCAACCCGCAGGAGCTGCTGATGGCCGCGCTGAACGCCTGCATGACGGTCGGCTATGTCGCCAATGCGGCGCTTCGCGGCATTGCCCTCGACAAGCTCGAGATCCGCACCAAGGGCGAGCTCGACCTTCGCGGCTTCCTCGGCCTCGATGACAATGTGAAGCCCGGCTACGACACCGTCGAATATGAGGTGACGATCGCCGGCGACGGCAGCCGCGAGGATTTCGAGGCCATCCACCAGGCGGTGATGAAGACCTCGCCCAATTACTACAACGTCTGCAACCCAATCCGTACCACGGCCCATCTGGTCGTCGGCTGAGGTTGCGCGCGGGTCTCGGCTGCTCCGGGACCCGCAACGCGCCTGTGGATAACTAACCTGCCTCAACCTTGGCAGCCCGCCCACCACGCGTATAGCTTGGCTGCAAATGGCCGACCTCTTCGCTTCCCCCTCCGCGTCCTCCACGCCCGACAGCTACGACGCCTCGTCGATTGAGGTGCTGGAAGGCCTTGAGCCCGTCCGCCGCCGCCCCGGCATGTATATCGGCGGCACCGACGAACGCGCGCTCCATCACCTCGCCGCCGAAGTCATCGACAATTCGATGGACGAGGCGGTCGCCGGCCATGCCAGCCGCATCGAGGTCATCCTCGACGCCGGCAACAAGCTGACCGTCATCGACAACGGCCGCGGCATGCCCGTCGACCCGCACCCCAAATATCCGGGTAAGTCGGCACTCGAGGTCATCCTCACCATGCTCCACTCGGGCGGCAAGTTCGAGGGCAAGGCGTACAGCACCTCCGGCGGCCTCCACGGTGTCGGCGTCAGCGTCGTCAACGCGTTGTCCACCGAGACGATCATCGAGGTCGCCCGCGACAAAAAGCTCTACCGCCAGAGCTTCGCCAAGGGCCTGACCACCTCGCCCTTGCAGGAAGTCGGCGCCGCCCCCAACCGCCGCGGCACCAGCGTAACCTTCACCCCCGATCCCGAAATCTTCGGCGAGGCGGCTAGGTTCGATCCCGCCCGCCTCTACAAGCTCGCCCGCTCCAAGGCCTATCTGTTCGCCGGCGTCGAGATCCGCTGGCGCTGCGACCCGTCGCTGGCGACTCCCGAGGTGCCGGAAACCGCCACCTTCCAGTTCGCGAACGGCCTCGCCGATCACCTAGCCGAACAGCTCGGCGACCGCCCGGCGATCACCAACCAGCCGTTCACCGGCCGCCAGGACTTCCCCGAAGCCCAAGGCAGCGCCGAATGGGCCGTCGCCTGGCCCCTCTACAGCGACGGCTCCGAAAGCTATTACTGCAACACCATCCCCACCCCCGACGGCGGCACCCATGAGGCGGGCCTCCGCGCCGCCCTCACCAAGGGCATCCGCGCGTTCGGCGAGCTTGTCGGCAACAAGCGCGCCAAGGACATCACCGCCGACGACGTCTTCAACGGCGTCGAGCTGATGCTCAGCGTCTTCATCCGCAACCCGCATTTCCAGAGCCAGACCAAGGACCGCCTCACCAGCCTTGAAGCCGCCCGCTTCGTCGAGGCCGCCGTCCGCGACCATTTCGACCATTTCCTCGCCGACAATATGGATCGCGGCCGCGCACTCCTGGGCTCGATCATCGAGCGGATGGACGAGCGCCTAAAGCGCCGCGCCGAGCGCGAGGTGAAGCGCAAGACCGCCACCAGCGCCCGCAAGCTCCGCCTACCCGGCAAGCTCACCGACTGCGCCAGCGACGATCCCGAAGGCACCGAACTCTTCATCGTCGAGGGCGACAGCGCCGGCGGCTCCGCCAAGCAGGCCCGCGACCGCAAGACTCAGGCGATCCTCCCCATTCGCGGCAAGATCCTCAACGTCGCTAGCGCCAGCGCCGACAAGATCCGGGCCAACAGCGAGATCGCCGATCTTCAGCTCGCGCTCGGCTGCGGCATCCGCGACAAGTTCGACGAGGCGAGCCTCCGCTATGAGCGGATCATCATCATGACCGACGCCGACGTCGACGGTGCCCACATCGCCACCCTGCTGATGACCTTCTTCTTCCAGGAAATGCCCGAGCTGGTCCGCCGCGGCCACCTCTTCCTCGCGCAGCCGCCCCTCTACCGCATCACCGCCGGCGCCAAGAGCATGTACGCCCGCGACGACGCCCATCGCGCCGAGATCGAGGCCAAGGAATTCAAGGGCAAGAAGGTCGAGGTCTCCCGCTTCAAGGGCCTTGGCGAGATGAACCCGAACCAGCTCAAGGAAACCACCATGGACCCGAAGACGCGGTCCATGCTGCGGGTCACATTACCGTCGGCCTATGAAGACCGGCAGCCCGTGAAGGACCTCGTCGAGCGGCTGATGGGCAAGAACCCCGAACACCGCTTCAACTTCATCCAGGAGCGGGCGTCGGCGGTCGAGGATGACGCTATCGATGCTTAAGGCGTGACGATAAGCACCGCCCTTTAGCTATTCTGGCGAGTGATGGCGCTCGCGAACGGATGAGCAACTCGACGACATACTGAATGGAAGTTTTTCCGACTAGTCCGGCCTTCATCGGAGCGGTGGCCGAACGCAACAGACCCGACAGCGCGAGACGTCAGAAGCCGATCGCCAGATGGCACTCTGGGGTCTGATCTACGCCTTCATTGCTGCAGTGACTGGCATGATCGCACTGTTCAAGTAGATCCGGCAGCACCAATGTCTGCGCTGGTCGAAGGACTTCCGCTGAATGTCCGCAATGGGTGGAAAGCGGACGTTAGTCACTATTGCAGCCGACGCATTGGACGCCCGTAATCGACGCGCACCAAGCGTCCTTGCCGAAGATAGTAGGTCACGAGCTGGAATGGGTACTCCGGATGGTAGGCTATCTGGCCTTCCCTGCCTGCCGGTGGGATTGGATTGCTAAACTCCAGCACACCGATCCCTCCGTCTGCCAGTCGATAGAACGCCTCACGGCTTACCGAAGTACCTTGAGGCTCGTCGGAGGTTTTTGGCGCGTAGCTTCGCAGAAAACCAAGCCATGCGTTACGGTCGGAGAAGGCTAATTTTCCATCCCGATAGACCTTTACGTTCGGAGAGACGGACCGTTCGAACCTATCAACATCTGCTGGGATGCGCTTGGGCAGGGCCCTCAAAAAGTTCTGCAGCTCCTGCTCTTCTGCAGGAGAAGGAGGTGGTGGAGGAGCAGCAATCGATAGACCTGCCGAAGCCAGAACGCCCGCAGCTACAAGGCAAGGTATCAATTTCATCGCGTAGGACTCCGGCGGGGCCGAGCCTGCTGATGCTGCCACTGCCGCGGAATGTCTGCAATGGGTCGATTACAGACCTTTGCTGAATGTCTCGAAGGGGTGGAAAGCGGCCGTTCGGGACTCATTTGGCATTGCACCTTTGGAGTGTATGTTGAGCTGACCGGACGCATTCCGGTGCAAGGAGGTCTTCATGCTCCCTCTCGCATTTGCTGCCGTTCTCGCCCTTGGCGGCGCTTCTCAGATTTATGGCCCTCCGGCACCTACTGTCAGGCCGACACCCACTTTCAGCGGGTCCACGCCTACAAGTGCAGATGAAGTGCGCTCAGAGATAAACCATGCTCGTGAGTCCGGGCAGCTATCGCGCAAGCAGGCGAAAGAACTGCGGGCGGAAGTGGGTGAGATCGGAAACCTGGAGCAACGGTTTGCTCAGGATGGCCGCCTGACCGCCGCCGAAAGTGCAGAGCTGCAGAACCGCGCAGAGGTTGTTCGGGCAATCACCCGTGCCAAGAGTGCCGGACTTATCAAGTAAGCTGTAGCGATCAGCGTCGCCCCCATAGGACCGACACGCGGATAGACCACGTGTCCGTTTCGGGAGTCAAAGACCCAAGCTCAGGCTAAGCCCGCCGTAGGCGCGAGGAGATGATGAGGGCTGCCCCAAGCAAAGCCATAAGTGCACCGCGAGCGATCCAAGGACGCTGATCGATCATGAAGCTTGAGGCGGGCCACTGAATGATCCCTGCACCCTGAGCAGCCCAAAGAAGCCCCATCAGCAATGCGAAGATCCCAAGAATTAGAAGCGCAGTTCTCATAACCGCTTGTCTGGTCGACTTACCGAACGTCTGCAACGGGTGGAAAGCAGACATTCGTCGCGGGGCTTGCGAAGCGTCGACTGAACAGCCAGACTTGTGACCGCCGGATTGTCAGTAGGAGTTCACGATGCTCGCTATCCTCCTTTCGGCTGCACTGGCCGGGGCCGCGCCAGTAAACCAAGAGCCGAACCTAGCCGCAGCTAAGAGTTGGATTAGCCTAGTGGATTCCAAGCGATGGGATGACAGCTGGACCGCTGCCGGAACTCTGTTCAAATCACAGATGCCGCAAGCGCGTTGGGTCGCGACAATTGCCCCCGTTCGAGAGCCGTTGGGTCCAGTTTCGTCGCGAGCTTTGAAGAGTGTGACAAAGGCGAAGTCCTTGCCCGGTGCTCCCGACGGTGAATACGAGATAGTGCAGTTCGACACGAACTTCGCCAACAAGGCTGCTGCGACTGAGACAGTTGTCCTCTCCCACGAGACTTCCGGCTGGAAGGTGGACGGCTACTTCATCAAGTAGCGGCTAATGTCCGCTTTGGGTCGGAGGCAGACCTTCGTTGCATATGCGTTGGGTGGAAAGCGGACGTTCAATCAAACTCGCACTACATCCACTGAGCGTCGCGTTCGAGCACGTCGCAAAGCCGCTGCACGGCCATATCATTCACGAGTTGCTCGGGGAGTGGTCGGTCGTAAGCAAACTTGACTG encodes:
- a CDS encoding AraC family transcriptional regulator, encoding MDVLGEILASLRLTGGVVIDGCFSGDFCVAAEFTPGHCAPFFPVPERLISYHYVRSGRLVVEMAGMEPREVAPGTIIILPRNDPHRLASACGLEPADVERIGWVTAEGLHRVTCGTGEGDTRVWCGFLGTARAGVHPLLDALPALLVLDVTGGSGAWVDSSMRFVAEAQPEPEMVAKLAELFLAQAIRDYLSREGGASEGWVRALADPALSRALGHIHRHYREPLSVDALAREAGVSKTVLGEKFAELLGEPPIRYCGRWRLRVAANRLLETGDPVASIAYDVGFNSEAAFSRAFKREYGIAPAAWRRPSPIRECN
- a CDS encoding OsmC family protein, whose protein sequence is MLAKTDNAPVNGIDTAALGTVVQAVKADPSKAKVGFDVVTRWTGQTGSETEVTGFDMAGERVTRSHTIRADEPLQLLGADQAANPQELLMAALNACMTVGYVANAALRGIALDKLEIRTKGELDLRGFLGLDDNVKPGYDTVEYEVTIAGDGSREDFEAIHQAVMKTSPNYYNVCNPIRTTAHLVVG
- the parE gene encoding DNA topoisomerase IV subunit B gives rise to the protein MADLFASPSASSTPDSYDASSIEVLEGLEPVRRRPGMYIGGTDERALHHLAAEVIDNSMDEAVAGHASRIEVILDAGNKLTVIDNGRGMPVDPHPKYPGKSALEVILTMLHSGGKFEGKAYSTSGGLHGVGVSVVNALSTETIIEVARDKKLYRQSFAKGLTTSPLQEVGAAPNRRGTSVTFTPDPEIFGEAARFDPARLYKLARSKAYLFAGVEIRWRCDPSLATPEVPETATFQFANGLADHLAEQLGDRPAITNQPFTGRQDFPEAQGSAEWAVAWPLYSDGSESYYCNTIPTPDGGTHEAGLRAALTKGIRAFGELVGNKRAKDITADDVFNGVELMLSVFIRNPHFQSQTKDRLTSLEAARFVEAAVRDHFDHFLADNMDRGRALLGSIIERMDERLKRRAEREVKRKTATSARKLRLPGKLTDCASDDPEGTELFIVEGDSAGGSAKQARDRKTQAILPIRGKILNVASASADKIRANSEIADLQLALGCGIRDKFDEASLRYERIIIMTDADVDGAHIATLLMTFFFQEMPELVRRGHLFLAQPPLYRITAGAKSMYARDDAHRAEIEAKEFKGKKVEVSRFKGLGEMNPNQLKETTMDPKTRSMLRVTLPSAYEDRQPVKDLVERLMGKNPEHRFNFIQERASAVEDDAIDA
- a CDS encoding DUF4019 domain-containing protein; this encodes MLAILLSAALAGAAPVNQEPNLAAAKSWISLVDSKRWDDSWTAAGTLFKSQMPQARWVATIAPVREPLGPVSSRALKSVTKAKSLPGAPDGEYEIVQFDTNFANKAAATETVVLSHETSGWKVDGYFIK